A stretch of DNA from Malus sylvestris chromosome 9, drMalSylv7.2, whole genome shotgun sequence:
CAACACTAGCTTTGGATTAGTATTCACTAAAGAAGACCTTTTTATGTCTAAATAAAAGAGTTATTGCACTAGCTTTGAAGAAGAGCAAAACAGTAAGTTGTATGCTACTCAAGGAGTTAAAGTGAGAGAATATAATAAGGACAAAGTCTATGtgagaaaaaataaaagagataatagtttaatttttgttctttcagGTCTTCATCAAGTACTAATCCTAGAGGCTTGGCAAGATAATTTATTGTACTCATTATTGAAATAGTGAAAGTTTGTTGTTGCTGCCCCGTAGACATAGGCACGTAGCTAAACCATgtaaattcttggtgttatctgtcttggttatttgttttcGGTTTTTGAGTTTGTTTAGTTTTTTCCATTCTTGAAGGCAATATtcacaacaagtggtatcaaagcCTCGTTTGGCTGATATCTAGTTTAGAATGGAGGGTGCGATTAGCCCTGTGATAAAACCCACCCGCTCTAACTAGTTGATGTGGAAATCAATAATGGATGACATGCTTTATTGTAAAGAACTCCATGAGCCAATTGAAGGTGTTAAGAACAAGCCAGCAAGTATGTCTAATACCGACTGGAGCAAGATGAATTGTAAAGCTAATGGTAGGATTTGATAATGGTGGATGAGAGCATCTATCCCCATGTACCTAAAGATTGATGTGCAATCTCTTTGGAAAAAGTTAGAATCTCTCTTTGAGAAGAAGACCACCGCCAAGAAAGTATTCCTTATCAAGAGCTTGTCAACGTGAAGTATGTAGAAGATGTTAGTATGATCGAGCCCTTGAACAACTTTCAGAGCATGACCTATTAGTTGGCCATTATGGGTTTGAATATTGAGATATAATATTTAGCACTATTGTTGCTAGGATCCTTGCCAGATGGTTAGGAAACCTTCATTGTAAATGTAAACAATCTAGCTTATAATGGTGTACTATATATGGACAATGTTAAGGATAACATGTTcaatgaagaaacaaggagaaaagCTTCAAGTGCAAACATTGGACAAATCTTTATCacggagaaaaagaaaaacattttgGTGAGACAATGTTCGGTGGTGACTACTACTATTGTGGGTAAAAGGGTCGATGAAGAAGCATTGTCGTAAATGGAAAATGAACAAAAGGATGGGACATATCGTTGGTGTTGTGACTTACGAATGAGAGCTTCTTTAATGTCAATGAGCGATGGTTTCTGGCAAAGAAATCTATAATTGCCTTTGCCGAATGAAGATGAGAGTTATGGTCAGCAGGAGCCTGGTCAAGAGAAGTCTAATTAAGAGGAACTTGGTCAAGAGAAGTTCAATCAGGAGAAGTCTGGCCATGAGTAGTTTGATCAACGGGAGCTTGGTTATGAAGTTCGATCAATGAGAGTTTGGTCAATAGGTGCAATCCTACTTTCGTATACCTTCCTCATGGTTAtcttttattcatatttttttccatCAAGAATGTTTTATAAAACTCTTTGACTCCTAAATTTGGAGTATCCTACTTTCACGCAATTCACATTTACAAGGTTCAACAAGTAATCGATATTTCACCATAAAGGGTGTAGTACTATTTGTAGTAGTTGTCCTTATATATCGTATTAACAATCAAAAGATGGTCGAAAGAAAAAATCTCTAATTGACAGTGCTTCTTCCTATACCTATAAAAGGAGATTGTTGGATTTTTCCACCCATGATGAGTTTTCCTAAGTCTATTAGGAATCATAGTCTTCGAGAATTAAATTGtttacccaattggagttggTTTCTATATTGGAAAACTATTGATAACTAGATTCTTTAAAGAAGtaatccttattgaagaagacatttattatttttatataagggAGCTATTGCACTAGTCTTGAAGGGGAGCAAATCAATAAGTTGTGGACCACTCAAAGAGttagagtgagagaatattgCAAGGACAAAATGTATGCAAGAGAAACGAAAAGAGATAAgagtgtatttcttgttcttattCTTTCAAATTTTTCATCAAGTACTATTGCTAGAGGCTTGGCAAGATAATTTGTTGTACTCACTATTGAAATTAAATAGAAAGTTTGTTGTTGCTACCCTGTGGACGTAGGCACGTAGCCAAACTACATCattcttggtgttatttatctcggttatttattttcagtttttccaagtgattttgttttttcaattcttAAACGCTATATTCACAACAATAGCAGCCCGTGTTTCAGGTACATtgcaaaatctctcaaattatGATTTCAAATTATCCCCCgaaaatagtaaaaaaatacaaaataagagATTTCATGTTAATAGGTTTTAGAACGTACAGACACAAGTTCACCATGCCCTTTTTTTATCCAAAAACACAAACCACATATTGCACGCGAGTTGGCAACACGGTATTTAGAAAACCTTTGCCAACCCATGGCCAGTTGCTTGTAAATAACGGTTGTCTCCATATTACTTAACACGGTTTTCTACACAATGTTCTAACCAACATTGTTTGAACCAGAGTACGAAATCTCCAACGCTCCAGGTCCCTTGAAATCCGGAGGTGGAAGAAGGTTCTCGGTAAGCAAAGGAGATCTGTTAACCAACTCTAATCATTGTTACAATATAAATCCCCTCGCTCTCCTCTCCTTAAACCCATCCTTCACTTCTCTGCCTCTCAAACCCTAAATAGTAAATACCATCTTCCTCACACACAcaactaaaccctaaaccttccCTCTGACTCTCTTTCCCTATAATGGCTCACTCCACCGGCCTTGTTCTTGTTCTAATGGCTGCTCTTTTGGTGGCCTCAACAGGGGCACAATCCCCAGCATCGTCACCGTCTAAGTCCCCTGCGGATTCTCCTTTGAGGAGTCCACCATCGGCTCTTCCTTCTCCATCATCAGCTGTTCCTTCTCCATCAAGCAATCCACGTAAGGCTGCACCTTCTCCATCTCCATTGACCACTCCACCTGCTGCCACTCCTTCTCCATCGAGCACCCTACCAACAACCGCTCCCTCTCCATTTAGCACTTCACCAGCGGATGCTCCCTCTACTGCCCCTGCCGCTGACTCTCCACCTTCTCCTCCCTCATCTTCCCCTGTGCTATCTCCGGAGATTTCTCCCTCTTCAATATCTGGAGATGCTCCTGCACCCTCCCCTAACGGTGCCGTTTTGAATAAGTTCACCTTCTCTGGATTTCTGGCCGTTGGGGTTTGGGCTGCTTCTGTCTTGGTTATGTAGAGGACAGTCAGACTATGATTAACAATACAATGGTTATGTAGACGATATGTAACATGTACTCACAAAGAGCACTACTTGACTCCTTAACGGATCATTCCTTCCTCCCTGCAAATTTAACTCCAACATATATTATaacatttcaaatttgtttggaaTTGCAGCCCATTGATTCTAGAAAACACTATTTGTCCCTGTATAAAGATTCATTTTCCTTGTATGATTCCAATTTCAATTGGTATGTTTTTTATTACATTACTAATTCATTTTCAATAATCATATGACCAGAAACGTACGATAATGAGGGAGGCTTTGAACAATAAAGTGGAAAACAAATACAAGACAGTACTTTAATGTGCTATACCACAATGTTCAACCAAGTGACAAACAATCTAATAATGAATATGTATCATACTTAGGGCTGCAAGTTAGAATGGTATTTTCGATTCCAACATAAAAATTTCTGAATCTgaatatttctaaaaatttgaaatggaAATTGGAATACATTCAAAGATTTTGAGAATTCCGAATTTTCACTTTGAAATTTTCTGAACTGTTTGAACTTAATTATTACGATAAAAAATCCGaatttttaatgttatttactaaaattatgtattttgtaaatatatttgtattttattgTTAGTTTTAGACACATTTTATTCAGGATAAGCATACTAGTATATCACAAAATTAAATGTATCTGTACACAAGCATATATCAAATACATTAAGAAAAAACAATAAAGTGCATGTACGAAAATTCAAGAATATTAAAACATGTAAAATATATGAATTTTCGACCTATGTTCTGATCTGATCCGATTTtgaaatttggaaagaaaagtAGAAACGTTGTTTCCTATCCGACCAGTTCTAAAATCACCCCTAATCATATTTTTACTTGCTAACCAATCAAATGGGGAGAAAATAGGAAAAAATAATGGCAAACTTTGTTCTTATTTCATTGACAATAAGACTTGTAACTCATTGAGACAGACATGCAGATTCCGAAGCTAGACAGGTTCATATGCCGAAGCTAGACAAACAAATTCAGATCATATACCGAATCTAGACAAACAAATTCAGACGCCAAAGGCAGACATAGAGATTCAAAAGTTGAAGACATACATACGGCAGACATAGAGATTCAAAAGTTGAAGGCATACATACAAAATTAGATTTCGAAGTCAGATGCAGACTTCATATACAAAGCCAAATGAAGATATCAAATGAGGAAGCCAATACTATTGCACCATCGTCACTATGTGAACATGATCCCCATGTTCATGTACTAATTGTTTTTGGTATAGTAAATACTTCAGTTGGCAGGGTATAATAATGGTATTCCCATTTTGATATTGGGCTATTTTATTTGGTCTCAGATATTTTTATGATGAGGTTTGGTAAGTCTCATATTGCcgattaattttataataaaagttcaatttttttcacttCTAATATCATCCTTGAAATTATTGTCAgcactaatttttcttttgttgtataCATGATATTTGAGACTATAATTTTGTCTCTGAAACTATTTATGATCTAATTACATTGTCATAATTTTGACGAGTGTGGACAAGACATTTAAAAATACGAAAACGTCTTATCTAAAAGATGATGCACATCAGCAATTGTAGAAAAGACAGCAAAGGTCAGAGAAGGTAATTTGGCTCAATCACTCCATACCTTGGAGGGTGCATTATCATTGGTTTAAATAGTGTACAATGACTTGATTTACAAGTATAATTAATATACATATAATACATAAAGGGAATGTTTTAATAATACAGGAAATCGAGAAATAATGAtgaaataggaaacaatctcAAGAGATCAAGAAGATATCATCTTTCACGCCCTCGCAAGCTGAGAGTACGATTGAGTACCAGAAGCTTGGAAACCAAAAATCTAAAACGAGGAAGAGAAAGACCCTTGGTGAAGATATCAACGATTTGGTCATGAGTGGAAAGATAGCTAACATCAAGCTTCTTGCGAACAACCTTCTCACGAATATAATGGTAATCCACCTCAACGTGCCGAGTATGAGCATGAAGCACCGAGTTGGAAGCAAGGGAGATGGCACTGATATTGTCACAAAACAGAGTGGGGCAATGGAAAGGTAACTGAAGGTCACGAACCAACATACGAAACCAGGAAATGGTGGCAGCGGCAAAGGGCAAGTTGACGATACTCAGCTTCAATGTTAGAACGAGAGACCCCATTTTGCTTCTTTGCACTCCATGAGACAAGATTGGAACTCAGAAACAAACAATAGCCTCCGGTTAAACGCCGATCATCGAGATCCCTAGCATAATCGGCATTGAAAAAGGCCGTAAGACGAAGTGAACTGGGCTTGTAGGTAATACAGTGATTAGCAGTGCCAACAAGGTAACGAAGAATTCATTTGACGGCAGCGCAATGAGTGGAAATCAGCTGGTGAAGAAATTGGCATACTTGATTGACCGCAAAGTTGATGTCGGGACGAGTGAGAGTCAAGTATTGGAGGGCACCAACAACACTATGGTATTCGGTAGGATCCGGCAGAGGGTCACCATCATGAATGTTGAGTCGTCGCCCACTGACAGCAGGGGTAAGGATCGACTGGGCACCAAGCATTTTGGTGCGATGAAGGAGGTCAATGATATATTTGTGTTGGGAAAGAGAGACCAGATGGAGTATGGACCACCTCCATGCCTAAAAAATAATGGATCGGCCCAAGGTCCTTTATAGAAAACCATAGACCCAAATTCTTAATGAGTGACAATGTGAGAGGGATTATTCCCCGTGaccaaaatatcatcaacataaattaataaataaaatgtgAGTAGCGCCATGAATATAAGTAAAAAGCAAGTGATCCATTGTAGATGAATGAAAACTCAAATCTTCCAAATGAGTGGAAAAACACTGGAACCAGGCACGGGGCGCCTACTTGAGGCCATATAAAGAATGACGGAGGCGGCACACATGATTAGGAAACTTTGGATCGATAAAGCCATGAGGTTGGTGCATATAGACCTCCTCAGATAAAGAACCGTGGAGAATAGCATTTTAAACATCCAACTGGCGAATAGGCCATTTAAATTGAACTGAAAGAGCCAAAATTAACTGAATAATAGAGTGATTTACAACAGGACTAAAAGTTTCACCATAATCATGGCCGGGTTGCTGATGAAAGCCATTGACGACCAAACGAGCCTTATACCACTGAACAGAGCCATTGAAATTTTGTTTAATACGAAACACCCATTTGTTTGCCAAATATTCATAGAAGCAATACAAGGAACAAGAGTCCAAGTACCTGCATGCTAAAGTGCATTAAATTCATTGGCCATCATAGTATGTCATTCCGTGAATTTATTAGCCTAACTAAAACATGTAGGCTTAATGGGTCCATTAGAAGATTTAATTGCAGTAGAAAAAACATATTTGTGAGGCTTATAGGAAGCCATTTTGGACCTGGTCAGCATACCATGAGAATTAGAAGGAGCTGCAGATATAGCAGCAGCAAATAGGGCCTCTGGAAGCGCAGCAGATGGGGCTGCAAGGCTAACTGCAGGCATGGGCGTATGAGCTACAAGTTGGGCTGCAACTTGTGCAAAAGAGAGAACCCGTCAGTGAGGATCACGCCAATAGACCTGCAGGGCCTACTGTGGTGAGCTGGGTTGATGAGTCTCCAAAGCAGGAGACACAACCACCGGTTGGCTGCTGGATTGTCAGGGCACTCGGGAAAGGCCCAATGATTTATAAAGCAGGAAGAGGAGATGGGGCCTGTGAGGATTGGGCAAGAGAGCCAGAGATCtccttgaaagaaaaaaaaaccttcatcaaaCACAACATGGTATGATAAAAAGATGTTATTGGTAGAGATGTCTAAGCACTGACAACCTTGATGATTGAGATAGTAACCAATAACAACCTTGATGTTATTGGCCATCATAGTATGTCATTCCgtgaatttattattattatagggCCTAAGGTAGGGAAAACGGGCACACCCAAAGGTCTTCAAAAAACTATAATTAGGTTCCTTATGAAACAATAAAACCAAGTACCTAATAGGGGAGCCGATTGATAAGATAAACCATGATGTGCATGTCCTCAGCCTAATAGGCAAGAGGCATCGACATGTGGGCCATTAAAGTAAGCCCAGTGTCAACAATGTGATGGTGTTTCCGTTCTGCCAAACCATTTTGCTCGGGATGGTGAGGGCATGTTAAGTACAATTAATTACTAAGCTTAATTAGAgaaatgtatatatattgaGTTGTATTCCTTACACATTAAGAAAGAAATAATACAGACTTCTTTCTTTACATGGTATCACCGCCTCTCTGCTTCACCGTCTCCCTATCCTTCTTTCATTGCGATTCCTTCTTCAATCTTTGCTTCTCCGATCCTCACTTCTCGGAACTTTGATCTTTGGCTATGACGTCTTCAACTTCGTCTCCTGTGCAACCTGAAGTTGTTGCCCCTAATCCTGCAATTTCTTCTCCCAATTTTGCAGCGATGAACCCTAATCCTTGAAATTCTCTGATCTCGTCGATTTCTTCCATAACTGTTCAGAATATCAGTTGTATGATTCCTACGAACCTCAAGCATGACAATTATCTCATTTGGAAAGCTATCTTCGCTCCGATTTTTCGACAATACAAACTTACCAGCATTGTTAATGGCTCTTAAGTTTGCCTGCCACCTTATGTTCTTGATGAATTTGGTCAAATTACTAGAATTTCAAACCCTGCTTTCGAGATTTGGTATGAAAAAGATCAAAATATACTAATATGGTTAAATTCAACTCTCTCTAAAGACTTTATTTCCTTCACCGTTGGTGTCACATCGTCTCGAGATCTCTGGTTAAATCTTAAGCATCTATTTAGTGGCATTTCTGTAGCTCACGTTCATCAGCTCCATTCTTGTCTCCATTATGTGCATAAAGGCGATCTTTCTATCTCAAATTATTTACAGAGAATTGAAGGCATTGCTGATTCATTAATGGCTACTGAAGCTCCTATCTCTAATCATGATTTGATTACTGTTACTCTAAATGGATTACCTGATGAGTATAAGTCTTTCATTAACTCTACCATGCTCAGGATCTCTACCATAACACTGGATGAACTTCATGGACTGTTGATAAACAAGGAAGTTTTCATGAATCGTAAGAAGAAATGTGTGGCCTCTTCCACTTCTGAGCTTTTTGAGGCCTTTGTTGTGCAGTCTTAACCCCCTCTCCTTCCTACTACAATTTTCCTCAAGCTTATGCTACTCACCAGTCACCCTACAATGCTCCACCAAAGTTTCACAACAATAATCGTGGTCGAGGATCCTTTCAACGCAATAATCGTGGTAATTTTCATAAGAACTTCAATAATTCTTGTGGTAATTTTCACAATTATAGTGGAACTCATGGCTTGCAATAATTTTGGGGGAAATCATAACAATTCTGGTGGAAGAACTCCCTAGCAAATTTGTAACTCTTTTGATCATGAAGCTATTGATTGTTATGAGCGAATGAATCATGCTTTTGCTAGAAAAATTCCTCCTGCAAAGTTAGCTTCTGTGTGTGCTCACACCAGTTCTAAGCAATCTTCTCCCACTTGTTTGATGGACTCGGGTGACACATCCCATATTACTAATGACATATCTGCCATTCAATCTCCACATTCATACTCTGGCGAAGAAAGTGTGTATGTTTGTGATGGACAAGGTATGGCTATCCATCACACTAGTAATTCTACAGTTTTAACACCACTTGCTTCTTTCATATTAAGTAATATTATTCATGTTCCACGGATGAAATTCAATTTACTCTCTGCCTATCAATTCTTGAAAGATAACTATTATTCTTTGACCCTTGATTCTGATGGTTCTAAAATCAAGGATTGTTCTTCGGGGATGACGTTTTTTTAAGGGCCAGTTAGAAAAGGATTTTATCCCTTTCAAGGTCTCTCCAATGTCTTTTCTTCACATTCTACTCTTATCAGCACTAAAGCATCGTTGAAGACATGGCATAAAAGGCTCGGTTATCCTTCATCTGCTATGTTTAGGACAATATTAAATAAGCATAGTCTTGATCACAGTGGTGACAAGCTTGTATCTTTCTTTTGCACAAATTGTGCCATAGGTAAAAATCATAAGTTGATACATTGTGATGTTTAGGGTCCATCTCCAGTCACTTTTATTAGTGGTTACAAGTTCTACTTGCTAATTGTGGATGAGTTTACTAAATACACCTAGTTGTTTCCTATGAAAGCTAAGTCTGAGGTTTTCTCTATGTTTGTATCCTTCAAAGCTTATGTAGAAAACATGattggaaataaaataaaagtcttGAGATCAGATTCAAAGGGTGAGTTCACTAGTTCTGTGTTAAATTCTTTTCTCTCAAGTAATGGAATCTCTCATCAATATAATTGTCATCAcactccaaaaaaaaatatatgtgttGAAAGGAAGCACAGTCATCTTATAGAGATTGCAAGGACTTTTTTGGTTTCTTCTCAGGATCCTCACAAGTTCTGGGTTGAAGCCTTTTCAACTGCTCTTTATCTCATCAACAGATTGCCAATTTCTAAACTAGACAAATCTCCTTGGGAACTTCTATTTAGGAAACCTCCAGATTATTCCAAATTAAAGGTGTTTGGATGCAGCTGCTACCCTTGGCTTAAACCACAtatttcatcaaaattggaTGGTAAAAGCAAGCATTGTGTCTTTCTTGGTTATAGCCTTCAACACAAAGGATATCGTTGTTTAGATCTTCAATCTCAAAGATTGTATATTTCAAGGCATGTTCTGTTCAATGAAGTTCATTTTCCTTTTCACTATGAACACTATGAACAGAAGCTTCACTTCTCATCACTGCCATATTACACAGTGTCTGCATCTACTCTAGCATTTACTCTTCGATTTCCAACCTCTCATAGTACTCCAGTAGCATCTCTATCCCCTACAACATCTCAGCAATCATCATCTCAACAAGTACCATCTCAGTCATCATTTTCACAACTCAGTCACTCATTACCTTTACAGTTAAGACTCGCATCTCATATTCAACCATCTATTCCTGCTAATTCTCATCTTATGATTAAAAGGTCCAAAGCAGGTATCTTTAAACCAAAAGCTCTCTCTGCAACAAAACATCCCATTAATATTGATACTTTCGTGCCTACCACTTATCTGCAAGCATCCAAGCATGCTCATTGGAATCAAGCAATGTTAGAAGAATTTCAGGCTCTAAAAAACACAAGTACTTGGACCTTAGTACCATCCTTTACACATCAAAACATTGTaggttgtaaatgggtgtttCGGATTAAACGAAAACCCGATGGTACAGTTTACAGATACAAGGATCACCTTGTGGTAAAAAGGTTTCACCAGCAAGATCATTGATTTTAAGAAAACCTTCAGTCCTATTGCTAAACCAGTGACCATTCACATCTTATTAACTCTTGCTGTCCAAAATGATTGGTTCTTAAATCAATTGGATATTAGCAATGCGTTTCTTCATATATCACTAAAAGAAAAGGTGTTTATGCAACAACCTCCTGGTTTTGTTGACGTTTCTCAGCCTTTATTTGTTTGCGAGCTTAATCGGTCTCTTTATAGCTTAAAGCAAGCCCATCGAGCTTGGTATGATAAACTTGGTCATATTTTACTCTCTCTTGGTTTTGCTAATTCGCAATCAGATTGCTCCTTATTTGTGCATACATCTCCTTCCCTTGTGATAGTATTAGTGTATGTTGATACATCCTAGTCACCGGTCCAAATGCCTCTCATTGTCAAGCTTTATTCACAATCTCAGTTATTTGTTTCCTGTCAAAGATCTAAAGCCTCTTCACTATTTCCTTGGTTTTGAAGTACATCGATCCTCTGAAGGTATCAAGCAAATATGCCATGGATCCTCTAGTTAAGACAAAAATGGAAGGATGTAAACCTTGTGCCACTCGTCTTGTCACTGCTAAATTGGATCACATTGGAGCTTTGTTGTCTGATCTAAATGAGTACACGTCCATCGTTGGTGTTCTTCAATACTTAACATGGACAATGCCAGATCTTTCCCTTACTGTGAACCAAGTTTGTCAATTTCTTCACTGTCCTCGAGATACATAATTTCAGGCAGTTAAACTTATTCTCCGGTTTCTCAAATGTTCAGTTGATTAATGACTCCGGTTTAAAAATGGTTTTATGCAACTTACAGCCTTTTtggatgctgattgggctggatGTGTTATTGATAGAAGATCTACCTCTGGTTATTGTGTTTACTTGGGACCAATCTTATAAGTTGGAGTGCTAAAAAGCAGCCCATTATTCCAATGACTTCAACCGAAGCTGAGTATCGATCTCCTGCTTTCACTGTTGCAAAAATCACATGGATCTGTAAGATTTTCAAAGACATCACTTTTCCTCTTCCTCATACTCCTACATTATGGTGTGACAATGTTTCTACCATCAATTTGGCTTCAAATCATGTGTTCCATGCGAGTACCAAGCATATCGAGGTTGATTATCACTATATCTGGGAACTTGTTCTTGCAGATTTAGTCAAAGTTTTGTATGTtaacattgaaaaccaaattgcaGATATTCATACAAAGTCGTTGTCCAAGGCATGGTTCAAGTATCTTCAATCCAAGCTTTCTCTGGGTTCTCCTCCATTTAGCTTAAGGGAGTGTAAAAGGATAACTCATAGCTAACAGCTTGTATAGTTGTCTTTTACAATTGTAACAGTTTTGTAACTAATCTATGTGTTTGAGATTTAATTAAGTACAATTAGTTACTAAGCTTAATTAGAG
This window harbors:
- the LOC126634394 gene encoding classical arabinogalactan protein 9-like: MAHSTGLVLVLMAALLVASTGAQSPASSPSKSPADSPLRSPPSALPSPSSAVPSPSSNPRKAAPSPSPLTTPPAATPSPSSTLPTTAPSPFSTSPADAPSTAPAADSPPSPPSSSPVLSPEISPSSISGDAPAPSPNGAVLNKFTFSGFLAVGVWAASVLVM